A window of Gemmatimonadota bacterium genomic DNA:
CGCGGAGTCGGAGCTCCGCGGCTACCCGCGCACGCCACGCACGCGCAACGGCAACGGGCGCCCGACCCCCGAGGTCGAGGAGAGGCTCGCCCGCCTCAAGGAAATCCGAAACGCCCACGCGGAGATCCTGGGAATCGCCCGTGGGACATTGCTTCCCAATGGCATCCTTCAGCTCCTCGCGGAGTCTCCCCCCGCGAATCTGGACGAGCTCGCGGCGGTCGAAGGAATGCGGAAATGGCAGGCGGCACTCCTCGGAAAATTTTTGCTCGATGTGCTCTGACGGCTGACCCGAAGACGAACCCGGAGGTTGCATGGCTCCCGAAATCCTTCTCAGACAGGACCTTTCCATCTACATCGTGGCCGGAGTCCCCAAGAGCTTCAAGAAGCGGCTTCAGAAGTTCGTGGACGCCGAGTCCAAGTCGGACGGAGAGGTCATGCTTCTAGACGACGAGATGGCCGAGTGGACACTCGCGCGCGTCCGCGGAGAAAAGCGACGGAGCCACGAGCAGACGCCGGCCTCTTCGGCGCTCTGGCGCGCCTTCCGCGCGCTGAGCGCGGCTCGTTATCACCTCCAGGACGACCCCATCGAGGGGAGGATCCGTGAGGTCCGCGATCAGATCGAAGCGTTGTGGCGCGAGGCGAGCCCCGAGATTGCGGCGCCCGAGGAGGAGTTGGAAGAGGTGGGCTAGGAGCGTTCCCTAGACCGACTCCTCTTCACGGACCTTGCAGTCGATGCAATAGCGCGCGTGGGGGAGGGCGTCGAGCCGCTCGAAGCCGATCTCGGCCCCACAGGTGTGGCAGGTCCCGAACTTCTTGGGCTCGTTATAGAGGCGCCGGAGCGCTTCCTCGATGCGATAGAGGTACCGCCCCTCTTTAGTGGCGAAGAGCGCCGCCTTCTCGCGCTCCATGGCCTCGGTTCCCTGATCGGCCATGTGATCCGTGTACGCCGCGAGATCCGAATCGTGGGACTCGCGGTCGGCCTTCGCCATCTGGTCGAAGAGACCCAGGGAGCGAAGCGCCCGAGAACGCTCCTGGAGGAGCCGCTTCTCTATGTGCGTCAGTTGCGCCTTTTTCAGCATCGAACCCATCCGGCGAAAGAAACCAGCCTGGTCGGAACGGGTAGCTCTCGAACACGCGGGAGCAGTTACGATCCGCGCTAAGCTCGGAAAAATACCGCATCCCCATTCGCGCGTCCACAGTGGAGGGCCCCCTTGGAGTTGATTCACTGCCGCCGTTGCGGCGAGGAACGCCCCGCCCTCGAGAACCCTCCCTTCCGAAACGAGCGAGGCAAACGAATCCTGGCCTCGATCTGCAGTGCCTGTTGGGGGGATTGGTTGAAACACCAGACCCTCCTCATCAACCATTACGGGCTCGACCCACGCGACCCGAAGGCCCGGGAATTTTTATACTCGCAGGTGGACGATGTCCTCCTCGGCGACGGCCAGGCCGAGCGGGTGGACGGCTCGGAGCGGGGCATGATCGAGTGGTAAGGTGCGGCGCGGGGGACGCGCGCCCGGGGTCTCCGGGAGTGCGGGCCCGCCGGAGGTAGCCCCGGGGGATCAGTCCAGGTGGACGCCCTCGCCGCGGAGGACCGGCGCGATCTCTTCCAGCGCGTCCTCGAGGACCTGGCGTTCGACCGTGAGCGGAGGGGCGAAGCGCACCACCTGCCGGTGCGTCTCTTTCGCCAGGATGCCGCGGCGCATCAGGGCCTCGCAGAAGGGGCGCGCGGGAC
This region includes:
- a CDS encoding TraR/DksA C4-type zinc finger protein, giving the protein MLKKAQLTHIEKRLLQERSRALRSLGLFDQMAKADRESHDSDLAAYTDHMADQGTEAMEREKAALFATKEGRYLYRIEEALRRLYNEPKKFGTCHTCGAEIGFERLDALPHARYCIDCKVREEESV
- a CDS encoding oxidative damage protection protein — protein: MIHCRRCGEERPALENPPFRNERGKRILASICSACWGDWLKHQTLLINHYGLDPRDPKAREFLYSQVDDVLLGDGQAERVDGSERGMIEW